Proteins from a genomic interval of Poecilia reticulata strain Guanapo unplaced genomic scaffold, Guppy_female_1.0+MT scaffold_159, whole genome shotgun sequence:
- the LOC103460042 gene encoding pyruvate dehydrogenase (acetyl-transferring) kinase isozyme 2, mitochondrial-like isoform X1 translates to MRFAQFLLKNGSLAGIPKQVERFSKFSPSPLSMKQFIDFGSANACEKTSFVFLRQELPVRLANIMKEIDYLPDKLLGTPSVKLLTSWYSQSLMELVDFLEKDPDDKDVLKNFTQTLVNIRNRHNNVVPTMAQGVLEFKEAFGVDPVTNQNVQYFLDRFYMSRISTRMLMNQHTLIFDGSVNPAHPKHIGGIDPSCDVVEVVKDAYETSKMLCEQYYLTSPDMEIKEVNSKSSGQPIHIVYVPSHLYHMLFELFKNAMRATVETHETSPSLPPIKVRVSLGIEDLTIKMSDKGGGVPLRKIERLFSYMYTTAPSPVHVDMSRNAPLAGFGYGLPISRLYAKYFQGDLQLYSMEGYGTSAVIYLKALSSESVERLPVFNKSALRHYQSTIEADDWCMPSKEPKKLGKYERTQ, encoded by the exons atgaGGTTCGCtcagtttttgttgaaaaacGGCTCGTTAGCTGGGATACCGAAACAAGTGGAGAGGTTTTCCAAGTTCTCGCCTTCCCCATTGTCAATGAAGCAGTTTATTGACTTTG GCTCTGCTAATGCATGTGAGAAGACGTCCTTTGTGTTCCTGCGACAGGAGCTTCCTGTTAGACTGGCCAACATCATGAAAGAAATTGATTACCTCCCCGACAAGCTTCTTGGCACTCCATCTGTAAAGCTCCTGACAAGCTG GTATTCACAAAGTTTGATGGAGCTTGTTGACTTTTTAGAAAAAGATCCGGACGATAAGGATGTCCTAAAAAA CTTCACACAGACTCTAGTGAACATCCGTAACCGGCACAACAACGTGGTGCCCACCATGGCTCAGGGTGTGCTGGAGTTCAAGGAGGCGTTCGGCGTGGACCCCGTCACCAACCAGAACGTCCAGTACTTCCTGGACCGCTTCTACATGAGCCGCATCTCCACACGCATGCTCATGAACCAGCACA CGTTAATCTTCGACGGCAGCGTAAATCCAGCCCATCCCAAACATATCGGCGGCATCGACCCCAGCTGTGACGTGGTGGAAGTCGTAAAAG ATGCCTATGAGACCTCCAAGATGCTGTGTGAGCAGTATTACCTCACCTCTCCTGACATGGAGATAAAGGAGGTAAACT CTAAAAGCTCGGGCCAGCCCATCCACATCGTATATGTTCCTTCGCATCTCTACCACATGCTGTTTGAACTCTTCAAG aACGCCATGAGAGCCACCGTAGAGACACACGAGACGAGCCCGTCGTTGCCCCCGATTAAAGTCCGCGTCTCACTGGGCATTGAGGACCTCACTATCAAG ATGTCGGACAAAGGTGGCGGAGTCCCCCTGAGGAAGATCGAACGTCTTTTCAGCTACATGTACACCACGGCTCCCAGTCCCGTCCACGTGGACATGTCTAGAAACGCTCCACTG GCTGGTTTTGGTTATGGTCTTCCTATCTCTCGCCTTTATGCCAAGTACTTCCAGGGAGACCTGCAGCTCTACTCCATGGAGGGCTACGGCACTTCAGCTGTCATATATTTAAAG GCCCTGTCCTCGGAGTCGGTGGAGAGACTTCCTGTTTTCAACAAGTCAGCCCTGCGGCACTACCAGAGCACCATAGAGGCAGACGACTGGTGCATGCCCAGCAAGGAGCCAAAGAAACTGGGCAAGTATGAGAGGACCCAGTGA
- the LOC103460042 gene encoding pyruvate dehydrogenase (acetyl-transferring) kinase isozyme 2, mitochondrial-like isoform X2 codes for MRFAQFLLKNGSLAGIPKQVERFSKFSPSPLSMKQFIDFGSANACEKTSFVFLRQELPVRLANIMKEIDYLPDKLLGTPSVKLLTSWYSQSLMELVDFLEKDPDDKDVLKNFTQTLVNIRNRHNNVVPTMAQGVLEFKEAFGVDPVTNQNVQYFLDRFYMSRISTRMLMNQHSQYCTL; via the exons atgaGGTTCGCtcagtttttgttgaaaaacGGCTCGTTAGCTGGGATACCGAAACAAGTGGAGAGGTTTTCCAAGTTCTCGCCTTCCCCATTGTCAATGAAGCAGTTTATTGACTTTG GCTCTGCTAATGCATGTGAGAAGACGTCCTTTGTGTTCCTGCGACAGGAGCTTCCTGTTAGACTGGCCAACATCATGAAAGAAATTGATTACCTCCCCGACAAGCTTCTTGGCACTCCATCTGTAAAGCTCCTGACAAGCTG GTATTCACAAAGTTTGATGGAGCTTGTTGACTTTTTAGAAAAAGATCCGGACGATAAGGATGTCCTAAAAAA CTTCACACAGACTCTAGTGAACATCCGTAACCGGCACAACAACGTGGTGCCCACCATGGCTCAGGGTGTGCTGGAGTTCAAGGAGGCGTTCGGCGTGGACCCCGTCACCAACCAGAACGTCCAGTACTTCCTGGACCGCTTCTACATGAGCCGCATCTCCACACGCATGCTCATGAACCAGCACAGTCAGTATTGCACTCTGTAA